The Miscanthus floridulus cultivar M001 chromosome 6, ASM1932011v1, whole genome shotgun sequence genomic interval CACTGGCGGTGGTGATCAGAAGGTATCCTCTGTTTTTCCCCCTTCAACTTGCTTTGAGTCTTAGTGTATATCTTCAATTACTCTTTGAACATGTTGGAATGGAAAAAAATTCTATATATTTGGCTTTTGGTTTCATGCTTTGGCCCTTTTTGGACACAAAGCATTTTTGACCTTTTGAGAGTAACAGAAAAATACTATGGTTTTGTGTGATAACTTGGTTTTTGGAAAGAATGAGGTGTTTGGGTGTAACAAACCTGGTAGATTCTAAAACCATGGTATTGCTAAAACTTTAGTCATTTTGGAGTTTTAGAAACTTCACTCTAGAGCACATTTATTTAAACTGTGTTGCACTTCTCTTCTCGGTTCTAAAGTAACAATTTCTTCAGACCAAGGTCCCTCAAAACTACaacatccaaacatgcccttacaattttttcagtgctaataatttAACATTTGTTGTGTGTTCACTGCACTAACTGCTGTGTTGGTAACTTTTTGTGCTTTAGTGAGGATTTGTCAATGTTGTTGGGTCCAGCTTGTTTTGTTCCGGGTAATATAAATTAGGGTGAAATTGGCTATTGGGAGTATCTGAGATAACCTCTGGATCAATGAGATAACCTGACTTTTAACAGGGTCTTGTTGTGCAATCATTGTTTCTCGTCTCAAATTTAAATGTCATAAGGTCCTTTAGAGTTATTTGTTCTGTTTTCAGTCTGTTTTAGCTAGCATGCTGTGTTATATCTTACTAGGATTAGCTGAATCAACTAAAAGGTTTGGCATTAATGTGATTCTTTACCGAGGAAGATGGTAACTGCGTTGTTGAGTGATAATCGAAAATCTAACATTAAGTTTGTTGCAATTTCTTATCCTCTTGAGTCATATGTGTTGGTAAACTGTTGTTTATGTAATACTGATGTATTATCACtgtttgccactaacacccttccctagaccccacacagagtgggagctctctgcactgggtacgctttTTTTTATTCTTTCATAGGTGACCTTCTCCTTACTAAGTTCATTTTATTTGCTTCGTTGTTGAAATAGGTTCGAATATGGAGCATGAAATCTGTGCATAAGGACAGTACCAACGATGATTCCAATCAAAGGTTGCTTGCTACAATGCGTGATCATTTTGGATCAGTAAACTGTGTGAGATGGGCCAAGCATGGCCGCTACCTTGCTTCAGGATCAGATGATCAGGTTATCCTAATTCATGAGAGAAAAGCTGGCTCAGGTACACCTGAGTTTGGCAGTGGACAACCACCAGATGTAGAAAACTGGAAGGTCATTATGACCTTGAGAGGGCATACCGCTGATGTGGTAATTGTCTTCTAAAATTCCACAGCCATGTTTATGTTTGTTCTTTACATCTTATTATTACCTTTTGTGATAATTATTTTTTAAACTATTGAACACCTTTTCCATTTCTTGTGCATGAGTTAGGTAGATCTTAGTTGGTCCCCTGATGATTCAACGTTGGCCAGCGGTAGCTTGGATAATACCATTCACATATGGAACATGAACAACGGCATTTGCACTGCTGTCTTGCGAGGGCACTCCAGCTTAGTGAAAGGGGTTACCTGGGATCCTATTGGTTCTTTTATTGCAAGCCAATCAGATGATAAGACTGTTATGATATGGCGTACAAGTGACTGGAGTCTTGCTCACAAGACAGAAGGCCATTGGGCAAAATCTGTATGTCGTGTTTTTTGACTTTTCTTTATTAACTCTAGCTGTGATCAACATGTCTTACTAAATGCCTTTCTCATTTTCTTTGTTCCTGCAGCTTGGTTCAACATTTTTTAGACGACTTGCTTGGTCACCTTGTGGCCACCTCATAACTACAACTCATGGTTTCCAGAAACCTAGGCATTCAGCACCTGTGCTTGAAAGAGGCGAGTGGGCTGCAACTTTTGACTTTCTAGGGCATAATGCACCTATTGTGGTGGTTAAGTTTAATAACTCAGCATTCCGTAAGAATTTCTCAAATGACCAAGACCCAAAGGCTGCACCAGCTGGATGGGCCAATGGAGCATCAAAGACACCAACAAAAGAACAGGAACCATATAATGTTATTGCTATTGGAAGTCAAGACAGAACTATTACTGTTTGGACGACAGCGAGTGCCCGTCCAATATTTGTTGCTAAGCATTTTTTCTCTCAAAGTGTGGTTGATTTATCTTGGTATGAGATGCGATTATTTCTCTACAACCATTATTATTTTGTATGCTCAAACTCATGTTGATATTGTTTGTTTCCCTTGCAGGAGCCCTGATGGTTATTCACTTTTTGCCTGCTCCATGGATGGATCAGTTGCCAACTTTCACTTTGAAGCAAAGGAGCTTGGATACAGGTTAAGTGACTCTGAAATGGATGAATGGAAGAGGAACAGGTATGGTGATGTTGGAGGATGGCAGTCAAATCTGGCCGAAAGCCCTGCACAATTGCTGCTAGAACAGGCATCAGCAAAACAATCAGCTGGAAAAAAGGGGACTTCAATTGTCGAGCAAGCTCAAGCGCCCCCGAAAGTTTCTGCAGGTGTGCCTAACCCAGCTCCGGTTGTGCAAAGTCTCAAAGTTCCTGAGGCATCACCTGAAGACTCTAAGAAGACAGCGGGTCCCACTGCTGATGATGTAAAAAAAGCTAACCAGCTATCTAGTCCAGTGAAACAGAGAGAATACCGGCGCCCTGATGGCCGGAAACGAATAATCCCAGAGGCAGTTGGATTTGCTTCCAACCAGGATAACACACCCAACCATTCTCAGAATCATCTTGTTGATTTTTCATCCCTGGATCAACGAATGAATGGAACAAGACCATCTTATGGCAGTAATAGCAACTGTAATAACTGTGGAGTTAGGGATCGCTCTAGTGTCACAGCAAGGGCAAACATAACTGAGAGTCTTGTTATTCAAAAAGCTTCAACCAGTGCTGGTAATGATGTAAGGCTGAGTATAGAACACGCAAGATCTGTGGTCCCAAGCTCTTTGACCTCCTGCTCTGCGCTTTCTATCCATGTACTAAATaagaatgacaatgaggatgCTTTGCCTGTCTGCCTTGAAGCGAGGCCTGTAGAACGTGGTGCTGGAGATATGATTGGTGTTGGTGGTGCGTTTTCAACAAAAGAAACTGAGATTAAGTGCATAAGAGGTACAGAAACTCTTTGGTCAGATCGTATCTCTGGAAAGGTTATGGTCTTGGCAGGCAATGCAAATTTCTGGGCTGTTGGTTGCGAAGATGGTTTCCTGCAGGTGAGTAATATCCCCTGTCAGAATTTCTTTCAAATCGATTCTGTGTTTCAATTTGGATGCTTCTATGCCTGTCAATTATTGCTGAAATGTGCCTTTTATTTTCTGATGATCTGTTAAGTCTTCAGCAATCAGCACTTAAATTTATTTGTTCTGAATTAGTTAGGTTTACACAAAATGTGGAATGCGAGCAATGCCAGCAATGATGATGGGATCTGCAGCTGTTTTTATTGATTGTGACGACTGCTGGAAATTGCTTCTTGTCACAAGGAGAGGTCTAATGTACATATGGAACCTCTATGACAGGACCTGCATTTTGCAGGACTCCTTAGCTTCTTTGGTTGCATCTCCAGATGAGTCATCTGCAAAAGATGCTGGTAATTATTTTATATCTAGTCTTCGTTGTCATGTGCTACCTGAGATGGTTAATCTGAGCTTGGTTCCATCTTAGATTCTGCATGTTTGCGTTTGCTGAAATAGCTGATGCTTATTAGTTGTCCTTGCTTTGTTGACAGGTACAGTAAAGGTTATATCTGCCACATTCTCAAGATGTGGATCACCCTTAGTTGTCCTTGCCAGCCGTCATGCTTTTCTTTATGACATGAGCATGAAGTGCTGGTTAAGGATTGCTGATGATTGTTTTCCAGCATCAAATTTTGCTAGCTCGTTTAGTTTCCCACAAGGTGGGGAGCTAGGCAAGTTGCGGATTGACATAGGCAAGTTCATGGCTAGAAAGCCTATTTGGAGCAGGTCAGAGTATTACCTTCGATTACTTTAGTATTAAAAGGCTCTTGAAACTATTGCTATGACATGCTACTGTGCTACATATCACAATTTTGTCTGAATCTATTTGGGTGGCTGCTTCTGTTTCAGGGTTACAGATGATGGGTTGCAGACGCGCGCCCATCTGGAAACCCAACTTGCCTCTTCTTTGGCTTTGGAGTCTGCACAGGAGTACCACCAATGCCTCCTATCCTACGTACGATTTTTAGCTAGGTTAGttcattttatttttatttactgTACATTTCCATGAATTATCCTTTAGCATTTATTTTGCGGTCCTCGTCCTTGGCTCTGTTTTTTAATTGATTGGGAAAATAGTTTAATTTGGACATTTTACTGAAAATCAACGAGGGAAGCTTTGCTGAATTAATTATTTTCACTTGGTCTTTTTTGCATGCAGAGAAGCAGATGAATCTCGTCTTCGTGAAGTTTGTGAGAGCTTCCTAGGTCCTCCGGTGGGCATGGTTGGTTCAACATCACCTACTGATCCCAAAAATCTAGCGTGGGATCCTGATGTTCTTGTAAGTCTCCCTTTCCTTGGCCATTTGCATACTAGACTCGTCCAATTACAATTTTGTCCACAAAAAGAAAGACTTTCAGTTTGTCACAAGTAGTGTCCTTTCTAGATAGCCATGAGGGTGCATGACCTATAAATAGATAGCACTCAGGGCGTGTTTGGTTCTGTGCCCAGGCAGGTTTGCTTGCCAGGGCCAGGGCTAGGCATCAATCCCAGGCTGTCTGATTTGGTTACCTGGTGACCAGGATCACTGCCTGCCTACCTGGTCACGAACCAAATAGGCCCTCAGTTCTCATATTTCCTACGTAGTTGACATGATGTTCCAGTCTGTAATATAACAGATGGCAATTCTACAGGGAATGAAGAAGCAAAAACTTCTTAAGGAAGATATACTTCCTTCGATGGCATCGAACTGGAAAGTGCAGCGGCTGCTCAACGAGTTCATGGACCTCCTCTCAGAATATGAAACCACTGAGACCAAAGCGAACCCAATGGATGTCACACTGACACCGCAACCCGGAACAGAAGCCAATGACAGTGACAAGGTGATGACCTCGTAGCTACCCTTGACATGCTCACTACAGTTGCTGGAGACAAACTGATCCCCTGGGTAGGTATGTAGGATAGTTTGGTGAGGATACAGGGTGCCTAATTTGAGAAGTGCTTATATGACTCAGTTAGTTGTGCATGTACCTCGTAGATTGTTTATTAAGGTGACCCATggcaaaaaagaaaaggaaaaaaactgATTTTAAACCCGTTAACAGTAGAAATGGAAGCGAGGTCGCCTGGTGATTATTGTGTATTAACTATCTGTAAAAGGCTGGATAAACTCATATCCTTTTTTCTTCCAAGGCAATATTGGTCTTGATCGTTTTTAGTTGAGGCTGTGTTTATTTTGTAGAAAAATTTCATTATCATGACTCGTTTTTGTAACAACTTAGAAGGTACTCCCATATACCATCGATCTAGATAGTAGTATATCCGGCGGAACCAGGACTTTTGTATGTCTTAATAGTTTTTTCAATGCTTTTACATATGTATCTAGTATTCATAACAAAAATCATAATATTATCATAAAAAATAGGAGAAAAGATATTTTTTGTGCTGTATAAGTGAATTTTTGCATGATATAAAAAAACACTATTTTGTGGTTGATGGGGGGACGGGACCTGCTGCCCCTCATTCAGTTGCtcgattttttttcattttagcccttttttgtcAAAAGTTTACGTTTACACCCCTGGGGTTCATAATCCTCACTTTAGGCCCTGGGATCGGCGTCGCGACCTACAACGTCGAGGTAACATGTCTCGGCGCCATAGGTCATGGCGCCGAGGTatctagtcctggttggtgtgGCAGATGATGTGGTGTCGATGTGGCAGGTAGCTCGGCGTTGAGCTAGGTAACCTATATTGCCGCGTCGTCGTCTTCCTCTTTCCCTCGTAGCGCTCTCTCTCACTAGCTCTtttcgccggccgccgccgcatcCCTCACCGCCTCCGGCCACCGCCCGTGCCACCACCTCTGCTGCCCTAGCACTGCCCCTGTCGGGATCCGTTAGCGGTAACGGCCAAACTTCGGAGCTCGTGACCGCCCCCGTAGGCCGCCCTCGTCGCAACCCTAGCCCTCGTCTCCAGCGAGCACCGGTGGCGAGGGCGACCACCTAGTGCACATCGGCTGGCCTCCAGGCCGTGCCGCCCCCACCCTAGTGCCCCGACGCAACCACCACCCACTACCCCGACAGCACACCCACTGCCTGACAGGTATGTTTTTTTAACTTAATTTGGTTAACAACAATTTAGTTAGTTAACTAAATTCAGTTAGTTAATTGATTAGTTAGCAAATTTAGTTACAAAATTTAGTTAGTTAATAGATTAGTTAGTGTATTGGTTAGCTAATTGAGTTAGTTAGTAAATTGATCAGTTGTGTGTTGGTTATCTAATTTAGTCAATTAGTTAGTTAATTTAGTTAGTTATTTAATTGATTAGATAGTTAGCTATTTTAGTTAGTTTTATAGTTAGGTAGGTAGTTTATTTACGTAGGGAGTTAGCTAATTTCATAACTTTAGTATCCTACAAGGCAAGGCCTTAACAACCATTGTCTTTTGTATGG includes:
- the LOC136457566 gene encoding protein HIRA isoform X1, which gives rise to MILEKPSWIHHEGLQIFSIDIQTGGLRFATGGGDQKVRIWSMKSVHKDSTNDDSNQRLLATMRDHFGSVNCVRWAKHGRYLASGSDDQVILIHERKAGSGTPEFGSGQPPDVENWKVIMTLRGHTADVVDLSWSPDDSTLASGSLDNTIHIWNMNNGICTAVLRGHSSLVKGVTWDPIGSFIASQSDDKTVMIWRTSDWSLAHKTEGHWAKSLGSTFFRRLAWSPCGHLITTTHGFQKPRHSAPVLERGEWAATFDFLGHNAPIVVVKFNNSAFRKNFSNDQDPKAAPAGWANGASKTPTKEQEPYNVIAIGSQDRTITVWTTASARPIFVAKHFFSQSVVDLSWSPDGYSLFACSMDGSVANFHFEAKELGYRLSDSEMDEWKRNRYGDVGGWQSNLAESPAQLLLEQASAKQSAGKKGTSIVEQAQAPPKVSAGVPNPAPVVQSLKVPEASPEDSKKTAGPTADDVKKANQLSSPVKQREYRRPDGRKRIIPEAVGFASNQDNTPNHSQNHLVDFSSLDQRMNGTRPSYGSNSNCNNCGVRDRSSVTARANITESLVIQKASTSAGNDVRLSIEHARSVVPSSLTSCSALSIHVLNKNDNEDALPVCLEARPVERGAGDMIGVGGAFSTKETEIKCIRGTETLWSDRISGKVMVLAGNANFWAVGCEDGFLQVYTKCGMRAMPAMMMGSAAVFIDCDDCWKLLLVTRRGLMYIWNLYDRTCILQDSLASLVASPDESSAKDAGTVKVISATFSRCGSPLVVLASRHAFLYDMSMKCWLRIADDCFPASNFASSFSFPQGGELGKLRIDIGKFMARKPIWSRVTDDGLQTRAHLETQLASSLALESAQEYHQCLLSYVRFLAREADESRLREVCESFLGPPVGMVGSTSPTDPKNLAWDPDVLGMKKQKLLKEDILPSMASNWKVQRLLNEFMDLLSEYETTETKANPMDVTLTPQPGTEANDSDKVMTS
- the LOC136457566 gene encoding protein HIRA isoform X2, whose translation is MILEKPSWIHHEGLQIFSIDIQTGGLRFATGGGDQKVRIWSMKSVHKDSTNDDSNQRLLATMRDHFGSVNCVRWAKHGRYLASGSDDQVILIHERKAGSGTPEFGSGQPPDVENWKVIMTLRGHTADVVDLSWSPDDSTLASGSLDNTIHIWNMNNGICTAVLRGHSSLVKGVTWDPIGSFIASQSDDKTVMIWRTSDWSLAHKTEGHWAKSLGSTFFRRLAWSPCGHLITTTHGFQKPRHSAPVLERGEWAATFDFLGHNAPIVVVKFNNSAFRKNFSNDQDPKAAPAGWANGASKTPTKEQEPYNVIAIGSQDRTITVWTTASARPIFVAKHFFSQSVVDLSWSPDGYSLFACSMDGSVANFHFEAKELGYRLSDSEMDEWKRNRYGDVGGWQSNLAESPAQLLLEQASAKQSAGKKGTSIVEQAQAPPKVSAGVPNPAPVVQSLKVPEASPEDSKKTAGPTADDVKKANQLSSPVKQREYRRPDGRKRIIPEAVGFASNQDNTPNHSQNHLVDFSSLDQRMNGTRPSYGSNSNCNNCGVRDRSSVTARANITESLVIQKASTSAGNDVRLSIEHARSVVPSSLTSCSALSIHVLNKNDNEDALPVCLEARPVERGAGDMIGVGGAFSTKETEIKCIRGTETLWSDRISGKVMVLAGNANFWAVGCEDGFLQVYTKCGMRAMPAMMMGSAAVFIDCDDCWKLLLVTRRGLMYIWNLYDRTCILQDSLASLVASPDESSAKDAGTVKVISATFSRCGSPLVVLASRHAFLYDMSMKCWLRIADDCFPASNFASSFSFPQGGELGKLRIDIGKFMARKPIWSR